The proteins below are encoded in one region of Micromonospora sp. DSM 45708:
- a CDS encoding alpha-L-fucosidase, which yields MNPHLNRRQLLRGTALTVAAATTAPALRGPQPASAYSVPSRMAWWYAARFGMFIHFGSYSHLGRGEWVFNNEYWSKADYQTQVSARFTPSAFNAATIVGLAKSAGMKYLVITAKHHEGFAMWNSTVAGFTDVTGSTDYDLRDYAGYQPDLLAALKAECDRQGIRFGLYYSILDWNHPSQTIRRTDTVFSTMASPEARTAYITDMKDHLQELLDRYDPAIMWFDGDWCNNPASPTADDWWTEADGRDLYSWLLARKPNLIVNERVKRDLGLGDFACPEEQVPARPLARPWETNCTMNGAWGYTESRENSYRSPTTIIQELVTVVSRDGNYLLNIGPRGDGTVTTGSTAILTAVGTWLGAHGDSIYATTGNPFTFEPWWGRFTAKPGRLYAHVFTWLTDGRLNIPRLQNTIRRVYLLNAPTTALGYTVNGNYLTVTVPATAPNAHAGVVVVEVDGAPAPAATPAIVSGAPYKLICQRSGKVLDNGNTAGEGAPVMQWTDNGGAPQRWTITDIGGGYHKLTCQQSAKVLDNGNTDGEGGTVVQWTDNGGRPQHWSITGVGGGYHKLVCQRSGKALDNGNTDRDGSWAVQWTDNGGPQQHWQLVRVG from the coding sequence ATGAACCCGCACCTGAACCGTCGGCAACTGCTCAGAGGCACCGCGCTGACCGTCGCGGCCGCCACCACCGCACCGGCACTACGTGGCCCGCAGCCGGCCTCGGCATACTCCGTGCCGTCCCGGATGGCCTGGTGGTACGCCGCCCGCTTCGGCATGTTCATCCACTTCGGCAGCTACTCCCACCTCGGCCGGGGAGAGTGGGTCTTCAACAACGAGTACTGGAGCAAGGCCGACTACCAGACCCAGGTGTCGGCGAGATTCACCCCGTCGGCGTTCAACGCCGCCACCATCGTCGGCCTGGCCAAGTCCGCCGGGATGAAGTACCTGGTCATCACCGCCAAGCACCACGAGGGCTTCGCGATGTGGAACTCCACCGTCGCCGGCTTCACCGACGTCACCGGCAGCACCGACTACGACCTGCGCGACTACGCCGGATACCAGCCCGACCTGCTCGCCGCGCTCAAGGCCGAGTGCGATCGGCAGGGCATCCGGTTCGGGCTCTACTACTCGATCCTGGACTGGAACCATCCCTCGCAGACGATCCGCCGCACCGACACCGTCTTCTCCACCATGGCCTCACCCGAGGCGCGGACCGCGTACATCACCGACATGAAGGACCACCTGCAGGAACTGCTCGACCGCTACGACCCGGCGATCATGTGGTTCGACGGGGACTGGTGCAACAACCCCGCCTCGCCCACGGCCGACGACTGGTGGACCGAAGCCGACGGCCGTGACCTCTACAGCTGGTTGCTGGCCCGAAAGCCCAACCTGATCGTCAACGAGCGGGTCAAGCGCGACCTCGGCCTCGGCGACTTCGCATGCCCGGAGGAGCAGGTCCCGGCCCGGCCGCTGGCGCGCCCGTGGGAGACCAACTGCACCATGAACGGCGCCTGGGGCTACACCGAGAGCCGGGAGAACTCCTACCGCTCCCCCACCACGATCATCCAGGAACTCGTCACCGTCGTCAGCCGCGACGGCAACTACCTGCTCAACATCGGTCCCCGCGGCGACGGCACGGTCACCACCGGCTCCACCGCGATCCTGACGGCCGTCGGCACCTGGCTGGGCGCCCACGGCGACAGCATCTACGCCACCACCGGCAACCCGTTCACCTTCGAGCCATGGTGGGGCCGGTTCACCGCCAAACCCGGCAGGCTCTACGCCCACGTGTTCACCTGGCTTACCGACGGCAGACTGAACATTCCCCGGCTGCAGAACACCATCCGCCGCGTCTACCTGCTCAACGCCCCGACCACCGCACTCGGCTACACCGTCAACGGCAACTACCTGACCGTCACCGTTCCCGCCACCGCCCCCAACGCCCACGCCGGTGTCGTGGTGGTCGAGGTCGACGGGGCACCGGCGCCCGCCGCCACCCCGGCCATCGTCTCCGGCGCCCCCTACAAGCTGATCTGCCAACGCAGCGGCAAGGTCCTCGACAACGGCAACACCGCCGGCGAGGGCGCACCGGTGATGCAGTGGACCGACAACGGTGGGGCACCGCAACGGTGGACCATCACCGACATCGGCGGCGGCTACCACAAGCTCACCTGCCAGCAGAGCGCCAAGGTGCTCGACAACGGCAACACCGACGGCGAGGGCGGCACGGTCGTGCAGTGGACCGACAACGGCGGCCGGCCGCAGCACTGGAGCATCACCGGCGTCGGCGGCGGCTACCACAAGCTCGTCTGCCAGCGCAGCGGCAAGGCCCTCGACAACGGCAACACCGACCGCGACGGCAGCTGGGCCGTCCAGTGGACCGACAACGGCGGCCCGCAACAGCACTGGCAGCTCGTCCGGGTCGGCTGA
- a CDS encoding ABC transporter ATP-binding protein, whose protein sequence is MTVIEIEDVSKEFRARRGDVLALSRTTLRIEKHQVVCVVGPSGCGKTTLLNLIAGFLHPSAGRLLVDGRPVTGPDSSRAVVFQSDAVFPWLTVRRNVEYGLRLRGVDRATRRERVDRYLELVGLADFAEAYPKELSGGMRKRVDIARAYASGPEVLLLDEPFGALDIFTREAMWLALHAVNVAEPKTIVFVTHDIEEALFVGERVIVMTPRPARVHQDITVPFDRRADLDLRGSSAFQDLRIQISRSLREVSA, encoded by the coding sequence GTGACGGTCATTGAGATCGAGGACGTCAGCAAGGAGTTCCGGGCCCGTCGGGGCGACGTGCTGGCGCTGTCCCGTACGACGTTGCGGATCGAGAAGCACCAGGTTGTCTGTGTGGTTGGGCCGAGCGGATGCGGCAAGACGACGCTGCTGAACCTGATCGCCGGTTTCCTGCACCCGAGCGCCGGCCGACTGCTGGTGGACGGTCGACCCGTCACCGGGCCGGACAGCTCCCGGGCGGTGGTCTTCCAGTCCGACGCGGTCTTCCCGTGGTTGACGGTACGCCGCAACGTCGAGTACGGGCTGCGGCTGCGCGGGGTGGACCGGGCGACCCGACGCGAGCGGGTAGACCGCTACCTGGAGCTGGTCGGGCTGGCCGACTTCGCCGAGGCGTACCCCAAGGAGCTCTCCGGCGGCATGCGCAAGCGGGTCGACATCGCCCGCGCGTACGCCTCCGGCCCAGAGGTCCTGCTGCTGGACGAGCCGTTCGGGGCGCTGGACATCTTCACCCGCGAGGCGATGTGGCTGGCGCTGCACGCGGTCAACGTCGCCGAGCCGAAGACCATCGTCTTCGTCACGCACGACATCGAGGAGGCGCTCTTCGTGGGCGAACGCGTGATCGTGATGACGCCCCGACCGGCCCGGGTCCACCAGGACATCACCGTGCCGTTCGACCGCCGCGCCGACCTGGACCTGCGGGGCAGCTCGGCCTTCCAGGACCTGCGAATCCAGATCTCCCGGAGCCTGCGGGAGGTGTCGGCGTGA
- a CDS encoding RICIN domain-containing protein, which yields MAGTRRWTAAVTAVLVSLVTVLTASPALAAPATLTPGAIWYDTSGARLQAHGAGIFKVGSLYYLVGEDKTAGSTFTAVACYSSTDLVTWTRRPNALVRGQADNGTGDLAAGRIVERPKVIYNSGTGKYVMWMHIDNSSYGDARAGVAISDTPCGPYTYLGSSRPLGYQSRDLGLFKDDDGTAYLLTEDRANGLRIDRLSTDYTKAVAVTALLPTLESPAMVKVAGRYFIFGSHLTGWSSNDNSYASATSLSGPWSSYATFAPAGSKTFNSQTSFILPVAGSTRTSYVYLGDRWNAADLNSSLPIWLPITFTAGSAAMPSFYESWSIDTATGDWVPVSFSLVGSQSGRCLDVTDNTSTWGAQAELWDCNGGENQQWLPTSAGELRAFGRSVCLDVLNQGTTPGSTVGIWGCNGQTNQRWTLKQDGTIVSARSGLCLDASGGGTGNGTALIVWTCNGQPNQKWTRR from the coding sequence ATGGCAGGAACACGACGATGGACAGCGGCGGTCACCGCCGTACTCGTCTCGCTCGTCACCGTGCTCACCGCGAGCCCGGCACTCGCCGCGCCCGCCACCCTCACCCCCGGGGCGATCTGGTACGACACCAGCGGCGCCCGCCTCCAGGCGCACGGCGCCGGCATCTTCAAGGTCGGGTCGCTGTACTACCTGGTCGGCGAGGACAAGACGGCCGGCTCCACGTTCACGGCCGTCGCCTGCTACTCCTCGACCGACCTGGTCACCTGGACCCGCAGGCCAAACGCCCTGGTCAGAGGTCAGGCGGACAACGGCACCGGCGATCTGGCCGCCGGGCGGATCGTCGAGCGACCCAAGGTGATCTACAACAGCGGCACCGGCAAGTACGTCATGTGGATGCACATCGACAACAGCAGCTACGGCGACGCCCGCGCCGGGGTGGCCATCAGCGACACCCCGTGCGGCCCCTACACCTACCTCGGGTCATCCCGCCCACTCGGCTACCAGAGCCGGGACCTGGGGCTGTTCAAGGACGACGACGGCACCGCCTACCTGCTCACCGAGGACCGCGCCAACGGGCTGCGCATCGACCGGCTGTCGACCGACTACACCAAGGCCGTCGCCGTGACGGCGCTGCTGCCGACGCTCGAATCCCCGGCCATGGTGAAGGTCGCCGGACGGTACTTCATCTTCGGCTCACACCTGACCGGCTGGTCCAGCAACGACAACAGCTACGCCTCGGCCACCTCGCTCAGCGGGCCGTGGAGCAGCTACGCCACCTTCGCGCCCGCCGGGAGCAAGACGTTCAACTCGCAGACGTCGTTCATCCTGCCGGTGGCCGGCAGCACCCGGACCAGCTACGTCTACCTCGGCGACCGGTGGAACGCCGCTGACCTGAACAGTTCCCTGCCGATCTGGTTGCCGATCACCTTCACCGCCGGCAGCGCCGCCATGCCGTCGTTCTACGAGAGTTGGAGCATCGACACGGCCACCGGCGACTGGGTGCCGGTCAGCTTCTCGCTCGTCGGCAGCCAGTCCGGCCGGTGCCTGGACGTCACCGACAACACGTCGACCTGGGGTGCGCAGGCCGAACTCTGGGACTGCAACGGCGGCGAGAACCAGCAGTGGCTGCCGACCTCTGCCGGTGAGCTGCGCGCGTTCGGCAGGTCCGTCTGTCTCGACGTCCTCAACCAGGGCACCACGCCCGGCTCCACGGTCGGCATCTGGGGCTGCAACGGCCAGACCAACCAGCGCTGGACCCTCAAGCAGGACGGCACGATCGTCTCCGCCCGGTCCGGGCTGTGCCTCGACGCGTCCGGCGGGGGAACCGGCAACGGCACCGCGCTGATCGTGTGGACCTGCAACGGCCAACCGAACCAGAAGTGGACCAGGAGGTAA
- a CDS encoding LacI family DNA-binding transcriptional regulator, with protein sequence MSHVLSGNRPVSQRVQDLVREAMRDLGYVPSRTAQNLARGTTRTLGLLVPDIGNSFFAELAKGVEQTAIERGFNVLLGNTGWTSERELFYLETLKSQAVDGVVYAAGAPAPTPHLAELLAGIPMVAVDEELGELAAATVVSDNRAGGVLTAHHLAGLGHRRAAVIGASPDLVSGIQRVDGFVAAWIELAGRAPTVVKGTFEEESGYQAAVELTSLIRAGEVTAIFALNDLVALGALRALREAGLTVPVDCSVVGFDDIWAARHVTPGLTTVRQDAVGMGSLAATVLLRVLGHPGSDAEPGRHVLPVSLTERGTTAPPPATTGGDDRDGH encoded by the coding sequence GTGTCCCACGTTCTGAGCGGCAACCGGCCGGTCAGTCAACGGGTCCAGGATCTCGTCCGGGAAGCCATGCGCGACCTCGGCTACGTGCCGAGCCGGACCGCGCAGAACCTGGCCCGGGGCACCACCCGCACCCTCGGGCTGCTGGTGCCAGACATCGGCAACAGCTTCTTCGCCGAGCTGGCCAAGGGAGTCGAGCAGACCGCGATCGAGCGGGGCTTCAACGTGCTGCTCGGCAATACCGGCTGGACCTCCGAGCGCGAGCTGTTCTACCTGGAGACCTTGAAGTCGCAGGCCGTCGACGGGGTGGTCTACGCGGCCGGCGCCCCGGCCCCGACCCCGCACCTCGCCGAGCTGCTCGCCGGCATCCCGATGGTGGCGGTGGACGAGGAGCTGGGCGAGCTGGCCGCCGCCACCGTCGTGTCGGACAACCGGGCCGGCGGCGTGCTCACCGCCCACCACCTGGCCGGGCTCGGGCACCGCCGGGCGGCGGTGATCGGGGCCAGCCCGGATCTGGTCAGCGGCATCCAGCGGGTCGACGGCTTCGTCGCCGCCTGGATCGAGCTGGCGGGGCGGGCGCCGACCGTGGTCAAGGGCACCTTCGAGGAGGAGTCCGGCTACCAGGCCGCCGTCGAGCTGACCAGCCTGATCCGCGCCGGCGAGGTCACCGCCATCTTCGCCCTCAATGACCTGGTGGCGCTGGGCGCGCTGCGGGCGCTGCGGGAGGCCGGCCTGACCGTGCCGGTCGACTGTTCGGTGGTCGGCTTCGACGACATCTGGGCCGCCCGGCACGTCACCCCCGGCCTGACCACCGTCCGGCAGGACGCGGTCGGCATGGGATCACTCGCCGCGACCGTCCTGCTCCGGGTGCTCGGCCACCCCGGGTCGGACGCCGAGCCCGGACGGCACGTGCTGCCGGTCAGCCTGACCGAGCGGGGCACCACCGCCCCGCCGCCGGCCACGACAGGAGGTGACGACCGTGACGGTCATTGA
- a CDS encoding ROK family transcriptional regulator: MRTAADIRRRNSFAVVRSIHAHGDASRRELAELTGLSFATVATICSALLEHGVIAEVALKRAPAGRPTAKLSLNGEHGLLLGIDIAETYVHAEAFDAALEPISSTECDIDVHERSPDHVVERVKQVIAAERARHEGRPLLGVGVSAPGQVDPVGGTSVFAPNWDWHDVPLRALLADSVDAPLFLDNPLKSLAIAEMWSHPERREQDFVVLNLGTGVGAGIALGGRVLRGRMNSAGEWGHTVVVADGRACRCGSRGCVEAYVGAPGILQSLRETSPGSPLLHGDDQTATVTAIAEAADQGDPTALEVVERTSRYLGVGAASIVNLLNPDIVLLGGWVAGLLGKQLLERARVHLRAHALAVPMTGLALDLQHPRGNSVSLGAAAFALEGYLESMPDGATDTPISSRRQPAG, encoded by the coding sequence GTGCGCACTGCCGCAGACATCCGTCGACGCAACTCGTTCGCCGTCGTCCGGTCGATCCACGCCCACGGCGACGCCAGTCGTCGCGAACTGGCCGAACTGACCGGCCTGAGCTTCGCCACCGTGGCCACCATCTGCTCCGCCCTGCTGGAGCACGGGGTCATCGCCGAGGTGGCCCTGAAGCGGGCCCCGGCGGGCCGCCCGACGGCGAAGCTGTCCCTCAACGGTGAACACGGGCTCCTGCTGGGCATCGACATCGCCGAGACCTACGTGCACGCCGAGGCGTTCGACGCCGCCCTCGAACCGATCTCGTCGACCGAGTGCGACATCGACGTGCACGAGCGCAGCCCCGACCACGTCGTGGAGCGGGTCAAGCAGGTGATCGCCGCCGAGCGGGCCCGGCACGAGGGGCGACCGCTGCTCGGGGTCGGCGTCTCCGCACCCGGTCAGGTCGACCCGGTCGGCGGCACCTCGGTGTTCGCCCCGAACTGGGACTGGCACGACGTGCCGCTCCGCGCCCTGTTGGCCGACTCCGTCGATGCGCCCCTGTTCCTCGACAATCCCCTGAAGTCCCTGGCCATCGCCGAGATGTGGTCCCACCCGGAACGCCGGGAACAGGACTTCGTCGTGCTCAACCTGGGCACCGGGGTCGGCGCGGGCATCGCGCTCGGTGGCCGGGTGCTGCGCGGGCGCATGAACAGCGCCGGAGAGTGGGGGCACACGGTCGTCGTCGCCGATGGCCGGGCGTGCCGGTGCGGCTCACGCGGCTGCGTCGAGGCGTACGTCGGAGCCCCGGGCATCCTGCAGTCCCTGCGGGAGACGTCCCCGGGCAGCCCGCTGCTGCACGGCGACGACCAGACCGCCACGGTCACCGCGATCGCCGAGGCCGCCGACCAGGGTGACCCGACGGCGCTCGAGGTCGTCGAGCGCACCAGCCGCTACCTCGGCGTCGGTGCCGCCTCGATCGTCAACCTGCTCAACCCGGACATCGTGCTGCTCGGCGGCTGGGTGGCCGGCCTGCTCGGCAAGCAACTGCTCGAACGGGCCCGCGTTCACCTGCGGGCCCACGCCCTCGCCGTTCCGATGACGGGACTCGCCCTCGACCTGCAACACCCGCGCGGCAACTCGGTCAGCCTCGGCGCCGCCGCGTTCGCCCTGGAGGGCTACCTCGAATCGATGCCCGACGGCGCGACGGACACCCCGATCTCCTCCCGCCGGCAACCGGCCGGCTGA
- a CDS encoding Imm21 family immunity protein, with protein MSWDADEDVRWVVEGPIVVFDSARPGAELEPDNHLVIDLRRGECRVRATYHAAGDNWMILVQLQPVP; from the coding sequence GTGAGCTGGGACGCGGATGAGGATGTCCGCTGGGTGGTGGAGGGGCCAATCGTGGTGTTTGATTCGGCGCGGCCCGGAGCGGAGTTGGAACCCGACAATCACCTCGTGATCGATCTACGTCGGGGCGAGTGCCGCGTCCGTGCGACATACCACGCCGCTGGTGACAACTGGATGATCCTCGTTCAGCTTCAGCCCGTGCCATGA
- a CDS encoding RICIN domain-containing protein, which yields MRRTTTPSLLGALLLTVTTGAVALTPSPAMASTAITSPVNPNLVLQDEFQGFGTSLAWWSDVVGGWSEPARSQLMDYLFTDSFTRDGQTVQGIDLSIARYNAGASEPGASYPVVDPHLPTRNGAWIDSLVQADGSYNWNVDANQRWVLAQAAQRGVGTFELFANSAPWWMTYSGNPAGRYSYNSPEGCSHSNLRPEYQDDFAAYLATVADRFATVGVNGSGSPKINFRTIEPFNEPSNGWWCWGNNQEGTYLTAAEQSSIITNLRSALRTRGMNTDIAATDSNNYAGVVSEYDALSDAARAELGQVNAHGYAGSDAAPIRDRVRARDLRFWQSEWGPAGWGGYDITSELDAGLELATRVTNDLSYVGANGWLYWQAVEDSSRGSGPGYWGLIQAPLDGSAQTYAIQKQFYTLGQYSKFIKPGYQIIDAGNGKSVAAYDPASRKLVLVTYNDTAETLPVNFQLNRFATSGATAQVWRTSATENLAQLAPVTVNSGTLAASVPANSVVSYVLSNVGYNAAGSTAEVVNDSAAAYSGSWQDAGYSGGAVGAYGLWDQDEHSSQSAGATATYTFQGTKASLFGTLAPSSGRVGVSVDGGAETTLNLYNTVRLDGVQVWSSPALAAGRHTVRVRVLGQPGTTGGGVWGNVDRLVVEDSAWTDCAADGQTCAFTGTSEVRYGADGDYVRGVHTGGVACTGTVFGHTTPGAERCWRRDVSSTQLVAMHSQQCAGVSGSGTAAGTDVVQWTCTGGSEQRWSLEKTTGGYRLRPSHASTMCLDVAGGATSAGANVLQWTCGSAANQVWNLTYARDGYYRVTPSHATGMCLDVAGAATGPGGDIVQYTCNGYPNQLWKLARS from the coding sequence ATGAGACGCACCACGACCCCATCACTACTCGGCGCCCTGCTCCTGACCGTCACCACGGGCGCCGTCGCCCTCACCCCGTCCCCCGCGATGGCGTCGACGGCGATCACCTCCCCGGTCAACCCCAACCTGGTCCTGCAGGACGAATTCCAGGGCTTCGGCACCTCGCTGGCCTGGTGGAGCGACGTCGTGGGCGGGTGGAGCGAGCCCGCCCGCTCCCAGTTGATGGACTACCTGTTCACCGACTCGTTCACCAGGGACGGGCAGACCGTGCAGGGAATCGACCTCAGCATCGCCCGCTACAACGCCGGCGCGAGCGAGCCAGGGGCGAGCTACCCGGTGGTCGACCCCCACCTGCCCACGCGCAACGGCGCCTGGATCGACAGCCTCGTGCAGGCCGACGGCAGCTACAACTGGAACGTCGACGCCAACCAGCGGTGGGTGCTGGCGCAGGCCGCACAGCGCGGCGTCGGCACCTTCGAACTGTTCGCCAACTCCGCGCCCTGGTGGATGACCTACAGCGGGAACCCGGCCGGGCGGTACTCGTACAACTCCCCCGAAGGCTGCTCGCACAGCAACCTGCGACCGGAGTACCAGGACGACTTCGCCGCCTACCTGGCCACCGTGGCGGACCGCTTCGCGACCGTCGGCGTCAACGGCTCCGGCAGCCCCAAGATCAATTTCCGGACCATCGAACCGTTCAACGAACCGTCAAACGGTTGGTGGTGCTGGGGCAACAACCAGGAAGGCACCTATCTGACCGCCGCCGAGCAAAGCTCGATCATCACCAACCTCCGGTCGGCGCTGCGCACCCGCGGCATGAACACCGACATCGCCGCCACCGACAGCAACAACTACGCCGGCGTGGTGTCGGAGTACGACGCGCTGTCCGACGCCGCCCGCGCCGAACTCGGCCAGGTCAACGCCCACGGGTACGCCGGCTCCGACGCCGCCCCGATCCGCGACCGGGTCCGCGCCCGCGACCTGCGCTTCTGGCAGTCCGAGTGGGGCCCCGCCGGCTGGGGCGGCTACGACATCACCTCGGAACTCGACGCCGGGCTGGAACTGGCCACCCGGGTCACCAACGACCTGTCGTACGTCGGCGCCAACGGCTGGCTCTACTGGCAGGCCGTCGAGGACAGCTCCCGTGGCAGCGGCCCCGGCTACTGGGGCCTGATCCAGGCGCCGCTGGACGGGTCCGCGCAGACCTACGCCATCCAGAAGCAGTTCTACACCCTCGGCCAGTACAGCAAGTTCATCAAGCCCGGCTACCAGATCATCGACGCCGGCAACGGCAAGTCCGTGGCCGCGTACGACCCGGCGAGCCGCAAGCTGGTGCTGGTCACCTACAACGACACCGCCGAGACGCTGCCGGTGAACTTCCAGCTCAACCGGTTCGCCACCAGCGGCGCCACCGCACAGGTGTGGCGCACCTCCGCCACCGAGAACCTCGCCCAGCTCGCCCCGGTCACCGTCAACTCCGGCACGCTGGCCGCCTCCGTACCCGCCAACTCCGTGGTGTCGTACGTGCTGAGCAACGTCGGCTACAACGCCGCCGGCAGCACGGCGGAAGTCGTCAACGACTCGGCCGCCGCCTACTCCGGCTCGTGGCAGGACGCCGGCTACAGCGGCGGCGCGGTCGGCGCGTACGGGCTGTGGGACCAGGACGAGCACTCGTCGCAGAGCGCCGGCGCCACCGCGACGTACACGTTCCAGGGCACGAAGGCGTCGCTGTTCGGCACGCTCGCCCCGTCCAGCGGCCGGGTCGGTGTCTCGGTGGACGGCGGCGCGGAGACCACGCTCAACCTGTACAACACCGTGCGGCTCGACGGCGTGCAGGTGTGGAGCAGTCCCGCCCTCGCCGCGGGACGGCACACCGTGCGGGTCCGGGTCCTCGGCCAGCCGGGCACGACCGGCGGCGGGGTGTGGGGCAACGTCGACCGGCTCGTGGTGGAGGACTCCGCCTGGACCGACTGCGCCGCCGACGGTCAGACCTGCGCGTTCACCGGCACGTCCGAGGTCCGCTACGGCGCGGACGGCGACTACGTGCGCGGCGTGCACACCGGCGGTGTCGCCTGCACCGGCACGGTGTTCGGGCACACCACGCCGGGCGCGGAACGCTGCTGGCGCCGGGACGTGTCCAGCACGCAGCTCGTGGCGATGCACAGCCAGCAGTGCGCCGGGGTCAGCGGCAGCGGCACCGCCGCCGGCACCGACGTCGTGCAGTGGACCTGCACCGGCGGCAGCGAGCAGCGGTGGTCGCTGGAGAAGACCACCGGCGGCTACCGGCTGCGGCCCTCGCACGCGAGCACCATGTGTCTGGACGTGGCCGGTGGCGCCACCTCCGCCGGCGCGAACGTGCTGCAGTGGACCTGCGGCAGCGCCGCCAACCAGGTCTGGAACCTGACGTACGCGCGGGACGGCTACTACCGGGTGACCCCGAGTCACGCCACCGGCATGTGCCTGGACGTGGCCGGTGCCGCCACCGGTCCCGGCGGCGACATCGTCCAGTACACCTGCAACGGCTACCCCAACCAGCTGTGGAAGCTGGCCCGGTCGTAA
- a CDS encoding ABC transporter permease has product MTATEAQLPRPRSGDRSALVGIGLGAGVIVALLLLWWTLTDLTGTVKPLYFPAPSEVLAAVQQIWRSMLPDAAATLLRVLFSWLLGSTVGVLVGLLMVRSRVLLFTLTPLIEALRPVPPVALIPFVILWFGIGDSGKLFLGSLACFMVMVVNTIVSANNVSPVYGRAARSLGAREGQVYRTVILPAIVPELVSGLRIGSALAFAVVVAAEFLGAEQGIGRLIMQASRTLNTPVVLIGTIVIAIEAVLVDRLIKIVSARVTRWSESSS; this is encoded by the coding sequence GTGACCGCGACCGAGGCACAACTGCCCCGTCCCCGCTCCGGCGACCGGTCCGCCCTGGTCGGGATCGGGCTCGGCGCTGGGGTGATCGTGGCGCTGCTGCTGCTCTGGTGGACGTTGACCGACCTCACCGGCACGGTGAAGCCGCTCTACTTCCCCGCCCCGAGCGAGGTGCTCGCCGCCGTACAACAGATCTGGCGCAGCATGCTCCCGGACGCCGCCGCCACCCTGTTGCGGGTCCTCTTCTCCTGGCTGCTCGGCTCGACCGTCGGGGTCTTGGTCGGGCTGCTGATGGTCCGCTCCCGGGTGCTGCTCTTCACCCTGACCCCGTTGATCGAGGCGCTGCGGCCGGTGCCGCCGGTGGCCCTGATTCCGTTCGTCATCCTGTGGTTCGGCATCGGTGACAGCGGCAAGCTCTTCCTCGGCTCCCTGGCCTGCTTCATGGTCATGGTGGTCAACACGATCGTGTCGGCGAACAACGTCAGCCCGGTCTACGGTCGCGCGGCCCGCTCGCTCGGTGCCCGCGAGGGGCAGGTCTACCGGACCGTGATCCTGCCCGCCATCGTCCCCGAACTCGTCTCCGGGCTGCGGATCGGCAGCGCGCTCGCCTTCGCGGTGGTCGTCGCCGCCGAGTTCCTCGGCGCCGAACAGGGCATCGGCCGCCTGATCATGCAGGCCAGCCGGACGTTGAACACCCCCGTGGTGCTGATCGGCACCATCGTCATCGCCATCGAGGCGGTCCTGGTCGACCGGCTCATCAAGATCGTCAGCGCCCGCGTCACCCGTTGGTCCGAAAGCTCTTCCTGA